Within Sphingobium sp. EP60837, the genomic segment TGCACACGGCGAACTGGGATCCGTCAACACGGCTCGAAGGCAAGCGCGTCGGCATCATCGGCACGGGCGCAAGCGCCGCGCAGCTGATCGGCGCGATCGCCGATCAGGTCAGCGAACTCACCGTGTTCCAGCGCACCCGCTACTGGACGATCTACAATCCCGAGATCAATCATGAAGTGTCGCCGGGCATGAAGTTCGCCCTGCGCTACATCCCGCACTTCCGTGAATGGTTCCGTTTCCGCGTCTATTGGTTCGCGGCTGATGGCCTCTACGCGAACGTCGTGAAGGATCCCGAATGGCCGGTGGACAGCCCGTCCGTATCCGCCATGAACGAAGGTGCGCGGCAGTGGGCGCTTGCCCATCTGGAGGCGAAGTTCCACGACCGCCCCGATCTCAAGGAAAAGATGACGCCGGACTTCCCGATCTTCTCCAAGCGCATCATTCTGGACGCGGGCTGGCTCGACGCGCTCAAGCAGCCCAACGTCACACTGGAGCAGGGCGGGATCGAATGCTTCACCCCCAAGGGCATCCGCCTGAAGGACGGGACGGAGTATGAATTCGACATCATCATTTGCGCTACCGGCTTCGACGTCGCCAACATGATGGGCAAGCTGGAAATCATCGGCAAGGGCGGCCGCTCGCTGCGCGACGAATGGGGCAAGGACGATCCGCGTTCCTATCTTGGCGTGACGGTGCCGGGCTATCCCAACTATTTCATGACCGTTGGCCCGAACAGCGCGCCGAACCATGCGGCGGGCCAGAACCTGATCTCAGAGGCGCAGGTGAATTACATCATCGAATGCCTCGACTGGATCAACGCCAGCGGCGCCCGGGCCGTGGAGCCCAAGCAGGAAGCGTTCGAGACCTGGAACCGCCAGGTCGAGGAACAGATGAAGAATATGATCTGGACCCACCCGCGCGCGAACAGCTACTACAATAACTCCAAGGGTCGCGTCTTTCTGTCCTGGCCGTGGCGGCTTGTGGACCTATGGAACCAGACGCGCGGGCCGGCGAAGGAGAATTTCGAACTGCATTGAGCAGCTTCGATGGATCGATAGCAAGCGAGAGCCGGTCCGAAGGGCCGGCTCTCACTGTTTTAGGGGCATCATCTGTGCGCCTGAACCCACTCGGCCTCTGTTCGCTTTGAGTTGAGAAACGGTGGGGATAACGTGTCTCCGCTGCGCTCGACACGAACGGTGTCGGCCGCGCCTCAACCGGAAACCGTGTATCCCCCATCCACCGCCAGTGTTTGACCCGTAATCCATGCCGCACCGGGGCTCGACAGGAAGAGGATTGCGTTGGCGATATCTTCCGCCTCACCGGGCCGTCCCAAGGGGGTCCGCGCCAGCGTCGGAGCCATCCAATCCTCCTGCGCGAAGGTGCCTTCGGTCATGCGGCTGCGCGTAAGCCCGGCGGCGACGGCGTTGACGCGGATGCCGCGCTCCCCCCATTTGACCGCCAGCGTGCGGGTCAGTCCGACAAGGCCGGTCTTTGCCGCGCCATAGCCGGGCACAATGGGAATGCCGAAATAGCTGCTCATCGAAGCAATGCCGATGACGCTCGCGCCGCCCGCCAAGCTGCTTTGTGCGAGGAGGTCGGCACTACGCTGGGCCATGCGAAACGCGCCGACCAGCAGCATGTTGACGGCTCGCGCGAACACATCCGGCTCATATTCGTCAAGGCCCAGGCTCGGTAGCGCCATCCCGGCATTGTTGACGAGTATGTCGAGTTTCGAAAGGCTCGCCGCAACCGCATCGATGCTCTCGCCATCCTCTACATCCATGCGCAGATAGCGATAGCCGGACAGATCAGCATCATAATCGGCTGTGTCGCCGCGCGTGCCGGTGATGGTCACATCTGCGCCTGCTTGGCGATAGGCCGCCGCGGTGGCTGCGCCGATCCCGCTAGTGCCGCCAGTGACAAGCACATGCGCACCGGAAAAATCATAGGACGGGTTCGTCATACTGCCTCCACTTCGACCCAGCGGCCTTGAGCCGCAGACAGGCGCGCGGCGTCCAGCACGGCTTGCCCTGCCGCCGCGTCGCTAAAATCCCCCGCCGGATCAGGAAGCGGTGGCGCGCGACCTTCGATCCGGGCCTTCATCTGGCCGAACAGCTTGGCATAGGGGGCGACATCGAAGCCCTGCGTGTGCCAGCGGTCCATTTCCGTCTGGATCAGTTCATCAATGCCGAAAGGCTCGGGCGCGGGATTCACAAGTTCGGCGGGCATCGGAATCTGCCGCGTTCCGTCAGCATCGTTGATCCAGACTTCTTCCGGATCGCCAAAAGCGCTCCCGGACTGGATCCAGGCCGCACCATTCGTGCCCGCAACCTTGGTCGCCATGACGAACGGACCAGGGAAGCTCATCGCCGCCTCGATTGCGCCCAGGCAGCCGCTTTGGGTCCGGAACTGGACATTATAATAGTCGTCCGAGGTCATCGCCGGGCGCGTGGTGGTCAGCTTGCGCAGGATCGCGCTGACCGCGACGATCTCGTC encodes:
- a CDS encoding flavin-containing monooxygenase, with protein sequence MAEHVDGAVIARDWHDRSLPLADTEELHTALEEANIQTLLMVYVHLTHDAAMLDVFGNYIKPPFAVPGTEIPNEYLHELRTKLLHVLTTPGAAREDDPSEALMQRMMSVGVGEEVADEFLPLLFDQIGLKLPKPRKEIEGRPAPKSDFKVLVIGAGMTGLAASLKLEEAGYEHIVIEKNPEVGGTWYENRYPGVGVDTPSHFYSYSFEITPEWTHYHPKGVDMQKYLLHVADKYELRRNIRFNTEVLALRYDDLDAVWNITVRGKDGSEEVIRANAVINAHGPVNRWKWPDIPGREDFQGKIMHTANWDPSTRLEGKRVGIIGTGASAAQLIGAIADQVSELTVFQRTRYWTIYNPEINHEVSPGMKFALRYIPHFREWFRFRVYWFAADGLYANVVKDPEWPVDSPSVSAMNEGARQWALAHLEAKFHDRPDLKEKMTPDFPIFSKRIILDAGWLDALKQPNVTLEQGGIECFTPKGIRLKDGTEYEFDIIICATGFDVANMMGKLEIIGKGGRSLRDEWGKDDPRSYLGVTVPGYPNYFMTVGPNSAPNHAAGQNLISEAQVNYIIECLDWINASGARAVEPKQEAFETWNRQVEEQMKNMIWTHPRANSYYNNSKGRVFLSWPWRLVDLWNQTRGPAKENFELH
- a CDS encoding SDR family NAD(P)-dependent oxidoreductase yields the protein MTNPSYDFSGAHVLVTGGTSGIGAATAAAYRQAGADVTITGTRGDTADYDADLSGYRYLRMDVEDGESIDAVAASLSKLDILVNNAGMALPSLGLDEYEPDVFARAVNMLLVGAFRMAQRSADLLAQSSLAGGASVIGIASMSSYFGIPIVPGYGAAKTGLVGLTRTLAVKWGERGIRVNAVAAGLTRSRMTEGTFAQEDWMAPTLARTPLGRPGEAEDIANAILFLSSPGAAWITGQTLAVDGGYTVSG